The nucleotide sequence GGTGGCGTCGCACCGCGGAACATTTCTGATGAAGCAATGAAGCGAATTCTTGTCCATGGGACTAATTGACCCTCAGCCATGCTTTCAAAGGGGTCATTCGAAACGGCCATTTTACGTGCCTTTTCGAAATTGATGCTTGCGGAAAGGCCCGGGTCGCTATACCTAGCGCGCATAGCGACATATTTTCTGACCCAGACCCGGAGCGACAGCCGATGGCGCGCGTCACTGTTGAAGATTGTATCGATAAGGTCGACAACCGTTTCGACCTCGTACTGCTGGCCGCGCACCGTGCGCGGATGATTTCTTCAGGGTCGCCCCTGACCATCGACCGCGATAATGACAAGAATCCGGTCGTTTCGCTACGCGAAATTGCTGATACGACCATTTCTCCAGAGGATTTGCGCGAGGAACTCGTTCATTCCCTGCAGAAATTCGTCGAAGTCGATGAGCCGGAACCCGATACGGTGCCTCTGATCGGTTCCGCAGGCGCCTCCGTGGACGCCGACGACACCGAAGTTGCCGTCGAGCGCATGACGGAAGAAGAGCTTCTGAAGGGCCTGGAAGGCCTTGCTCCGCCCGAGGAGCAGCCTGAGGAAGACGAGTAAGCCCGTCTTTCGGACTGACTTTCCGGCGCTCGAGCGCCGTTTTTCTCAAAGGCCCGGGCGGATCGTCCGGGCCTTTGCATTTATTGACATTTTTAGCGTCTTCCTTGCGATTATCGACGAACCGGCGATATTGTGAATGACGGTTCCTTTTTCGGAATCGGCAGTCGAGGCGAGCAAGCGGATGGCGATCGGGCGGCAAAACCAGCCCCAAATGCAGGCGGCGACCGAAGCGGTCGCGGCGGTTCCGTCTGTGTCCCCGGCAGCGGCACCGGCCAAGAAGCCGGTCCGGACCAAAATGATGCGCCAATACGACCTGGTAGACCGGGTCCGGGCCTACAATCCGAACACCGACGAGGACTTGCTCAACAGGGCCTACGTCTACGCCATGATGGCCCACGGGGAGCAGAAGCGCGCCTCTGGCGACCCGTATTTTTCCCACCCGCTCGAGGTTGCGGCGATCCTCACCGACCTGAAGCTGGATGACGCGACCATTGTCGCTGCGCTGCTTCACGACACCATCGAGGACACCGAATCGACCCGCTCCGAGATCGACCAGATGTTTGGTCAGGAGATCGGGGCGCTGGTGGAGGGGCTGACCAAGCTGAAGCGGCTAGAACTGGTGTCACGCGAAGCCAAGCAGGCCGAGAACCTGCGCAAGCTGCTGCTTGCGATCGCCGACGACGTGCGCGTTCTGCTCGTCAAGCTCGCCGACCGACTGCACAACATGCGGACGCTGGAATTCGTGCCGCCGGCCTCGCGTCACCGGATCGCGGAAGAGACGCTCGATATTTATGCGCCGCTTGCGGGCCGCATGGGTATGCAGGAGATGCGCGAAGAACTCGAGGATCTGTCGTTCAAGGTGATCGATCCCGATGCGCATGCCGTGGTTGTGCAGCGGCTGGATGCGCTTGAAGCACGCGACCGCAACATGATCGGTGAGATCGAAGCGCAACTGTCCGCCAAGCTCACCAAGAACGGCGTCAACGCGCACGTGAGAGGTCGGCGGAAGCAGCCATTCTCGATCTGGGTGAAAATGGAGCGCAAATCCGTCGGCTTCGAGCAGTTGTCCGACATTTTCGGATTTCGCATCGTCGTCAACAGCATTGCGGAGGTCTATCGGACCGTCGGCATCGTGCATACGACATGGCCGGTGGTGCCGGGGCGCTTCAAGGACTACATCTCGACGCCGA is from Afipia massiliensis and encodes:
- the rpoZ gene encoding DNA-directed RNA polymerase subunit omega, whose translation is MARVTVEDCIDKVDNRFDLVLLAAHRARMISSGSPLTIDRDNDKNPVVSLREIADTTISPEDLREELVHSLQKFVEVDEPEPDTVPLIGSAGASVDADDTEVAVERMTEEELLKGLEGLAPPEEQPEEDE